GGGCCGCTGTATTCCTCTCACCGCTCCTGGGTCTTCACGTCTAGCGTCACAGGGGCGGGGCCAGAGACACGCTGGCGTCATCAGCACGCGCCGCACCCGGAAGAGACGTGGCAGCGGAGGGATAATCGGAGCGGCCCGAGGCAGAGAGCGCAGAGCGGGAGGTCGGCTGAGCGCGGTGTCTCTCCTTCCGCGCCTCGGGCCAGCGCTCGCGCCCGTCGGCACCGGTGCGGCGGTCAATCGGTAAacacggggagggggggggggggggggggggggggagaaaaacctGTGTTGAAGGTGTGGGCGGAgcttggagggggtggggctcagGCGGAGCCCCTGGGGGCGGGGCCGGTGGTATCGGAGGCTCGCCGGTGGAGGGACCTGGCCGGGGACGGGAGCGAGGAGGAATGAGGAGGGGTCACCGCAGGCGGGATTCGTCCGGGGGGCGTGGCCCGGAATGTAGAGGGGCAGTAGGCAGGAATTGGGGGTTGGGGCGATTATGAGAGATGTTTAGGGGAGTTAAGAGTGGAAACGATCTGGGCTTGTGAGTTCGTCGTGGCGGACATCGGAACCTGGCTCTTTGTCAACTCAGACCCCTTTCTCAGGGTCGAATATGGGACTTTGCAAGTGCCCCAAGAGGAAGGTCACCAATCTGTTTTGCTTCGAACATCGGGTCAACGTCTGCGAGCACTGCCTGGTAGCCAATCACACCAAGGTGGGGCCTtcaggggaggggctgagcagGGCAGTGGGTGGGCCGGCCGGATTGGTTTCCTCCAACTCCCGTGAAGGGCCAGGGGTTGGCATGaagctccaggagggcaggaACTTGGTATCTTTTGTGCTCGGCTCTATCTCCAGCCCTTAAGACAGACTCTGGCacagtatgtgctcaataaatgtttactgatgGAACAAACGAAAGGATGATTCTCCTCTGTGATGAGACAAGCATCTGGGCCTTGAGGAGATGGGCCCCgttgtgacctctctctcccactccagtGCATCGTCCAGTCCTATCTGCAGTGGCTCCAAGATAGTGACTACAATCCGAATTGCCGCCTGTGCAACATACCCCTCGCCAACCGGGAGACGACCCGCCTTGTCTGTTATGGTGAGGCCTGCCCAGCTTGGTGACCAGTTTCTGGGTCCTCTCTAAGCAGCAGGGCAATGAGATCTTCCCAAGCTTGGGAGGCTGGAGCCCCAAATTCTAGTCCTATGTTATTTACCTGCTGTGTGAGCTCATGCAAGTCATTTTCCCTTCCTAGGCCTCCGTGTTTTTCCCTAAAAATTAAAGGtcttaatttatttctttcccattttgaGGCTTGAGTGAGAGCCAGTCCAACTTGTGGGTATCATTTTGGCTGTAAGCAGTAGCTGGCTGGACCAGcagggagctgaaggcaggaggcTTTTGGACATTTGGGATCTGCTATTCATTTCAATTAAACAGGAAGGGAGTTTTTCACAGTACATTCAGCCAAAAGAAGTTGGCACTCACATGTTCCATGACCTTGACCTGATGCTGGTGTAAGAAGCTTAACTCCACTTTTTGAAGGAGCTAGTGCAAAAGAGCTCCATGTGTGTGTTTCTCAGTGTGATGAGTGTGTGGGCATATGCACATGAATTTAATGTTATGACTTTACATGTGGTAGTGTCTTCGTACCTGCGAATAAATGAATGGGGAAATGCATGTGCACGTATGAACAAAAGTGTGTTGGGAGGTTGCAGGAGAATGTGTGGGTGACAGTGCTTGTTTTCAGCAAACGTGAATGTATAGGTGTGTACATGTGGGAATCAGTGTGCCCCCAAGTATAGATGCAGGGGATGGTATTTGTGATTGATTGTAGGTGTATAGGCGCGTGTTTGTATGCGCTCATGGGCATACGTGTGCTTCTGTGTGTCTAGAAACTTTTTCTGAAACTGTTCTTGATTAGCTGTTAGCCCAAGGAGCTTGTGATGAGTGTGTGTTCAGAGAGGACTCACTTTAAGGGTCGCTGACGTCTTCTTCACACCCTAGTGGGCTTCTCCCTTCTATTGCGCTGGAGATCTTGCTAGCATCTGGTTGACTGGGTCAAGTAATGGTGGTCAAGAAGTCCACATACTTAGGGAACACTGTTGAAATGGACCTGAGCGAGGACAGGAAGAAGGCTGTGGGCTTATGTGCATGGGTGTGCATACGTCCGTGTAGCAGGCGAGGGGCTGTTGCCGGGCTACATGTCCTAAGTGTCTTCTTCCTCATGCCTCTCTTCCCTTGTTTCATGGGCCCTAAGACCTCTTCCACTGGGCCTGCCTCAATGAACGTGCGGCCCAGCTGCCCCGAAACACAGCGCCTGCTGGCTACCAGTGTCCCACCTGCAGTGGGCCGATCTTCCCCTCAAACAACCTGGCTGGCCCTGTGGCTTCTGCACTGAGAGAGAAGCTGGCCACGGTCAACTGGGCCCGGGCAGGACTGGGCCTTCCTCTGGTGAgaacctgtctgtctgtctgtctgactgAGCATCTGCCCTGGGTCCCACCTGGGACagatgggtggggagggacagcccCGGGCCTGCTGGTGACACAGGTTCCTTCCTGCAGATTGATGAGGTGGTGAGCCCGGAACCCGAGCCCCTCAACACCTCTGACTTCTCTGACTGGTCTAGCTTTAATGGTAAGTGGCAGTCCGCACTGCCTTTGGGGGCCCTAGCCCCCCTGCTCTGCTGACTGCTCCCTTCTTGCCACAGCCAGTGGTACTGCTGAACAGGAGGAGATAACCAGTGCTTCTGCTGCCCCATCATTCTACAGCCAAGTCCCCCGGCCCCCCGCTTCCCCGAGCCGGCCCGAGCAGCACACAGTGATTCACATGGGCAATCCTGAGCCCTTGACTCACGGTGAGCCAGAGAATTGTATGGTCTAGGGGAGGGTAGGAAGGGAATGGGCCACCCTGGGGggcccccctcctctctctgacaaaggcATTCCTTCCCCACAATTCTGAGATGCTCTGGTGGGCTGAGAGGGCAAGGacttcctgccctccccactctccacccTGCTGCGGGCCACTTTCACTGAGCCTGTGGATACCGGTGGCTCTGCCCCTGCAGCCTCAGCCCCGAGGAAGGTGTATGACACGCGGGATGATGACCGTTCACCAGGCCTCCACGGGGATTGTGATGACGACAAGTACCGTCGCCGGCCTGCCCTGGGCTGGCTGGCCCAGCTGCTCAGGTACGCAGGGGCAGATGGGCCCGGCTGCcagaaagggggaggagaggaagtgAGAGCCAGAGGCCCCAGGCGTGATCATTGTGTGATAGAGAAGATGGGCTTCAGTTTGGGTAACCACAGTACCTGGTGTCTGGCTACTCAGGCCCCTGCTCAGCCCTGGGAGTCTTGAGTCTGGTCCGCCATAGGGCTCTTTCATCGCCTGCTAGGTATCTGAGGCTTGAGGTGGGGCTCTTTGAGGCCTGTTCCTGCTCTGACAAGCCCTGAGCCTAGTGACTCTGATGTGCCCGACACGTTCTGGTTTGCAGAACGGTGGTTGCTTCCGCCGGTTGGAGCTGCACCGTCTGCTGTGGAACAAGCAGGCGTGGGGATTAGCTTGCACACTGGAAGCAGCAAGCCTTGGggacagtggcaccggggccaGAAGGCAGGCATCATGTCTGGGGTTCCTCTCTGGGCCGAGGGGCCCCTGACCTGACTTCCCCCTCGTCCCCCCCCCAGGAGCCGGGCTGGGTCTCGTAAGCGGCCACTGACCCTGCTGCAGCGGGCagggctgctgctgctcctggggcTGTTGGGCTTTCTGGCCCTCCTCGCGCTCATGTCTCGCCTGGGCCGAGCCGCAGCTGACAGCGATCCCAACCTGGACCCCCTCATGAACCCTCACATCCGTGTGGGTCCCTCCTGAGCCCTCGCTGGGAGCCGGGCCAGCCTAGGACTGGGGGCCTGAGGTAGGGCGGTCTAgggactttccttctgctcctcttttTCAAGCCTGAGACACTAAGATCCCAGGCCCAGTCCAGTCCATGAGAGTGGCTGCTGGCTGGGCCTGGGGCCCCCGCAGGGCAAACGTTTGTCTTGACCTGCTTACCCTGAGTCTCCAgcccccccgccctccccacaAAGGAGATGACAGGTGGAAATAAATGACAGACTTTATTAAAACACCGAAGCCgccttttccttcccccttctcagcCCAGTCCTCAGGCCTCAGTGGTTCTCCTGCCGGTACTGGATGGCCAGAAACTCAAGGGACAGGCGATTGAAGAACATGACTCCGTTTAGGACTGGGCAGACGAGAGAGCCCCTATCAGCATTCCCTGCCCGCTCTCTGCCATGTCTGGGGATCCAgagctccccctccccttcagcacgaccccctcccccactcactcaGGATGGTCAGGGCAAAGCACCGAAGAAACTTGTCATCTGTCATCTCAGCGTAGAGTGATCCCATGGCGGCCCAGCAGATGCTGATCACCTGGGAGAACTGTAGGCCCCGTCCAGTGGGGGAGTGGCCCCTGAGACAACAGCGGGGCTTCCATCAGCCCCTGGGCCTCCCCCGACCAGCCCTTGAGCCCTGGCCCCAGGCTACCATCAGGACCACCGTGTATTGAAAGCTCATGCGGTCGTAGCGGTGGGTGACGTAGAAGTTGTGCACGTCGCTGGCAAGGACGCCGAGGTGTATAAAGAAGATCATCAGGGCAGCGGCGGTGAGCACCATGCCTTGTGGGAAGAAGAGCACAGCTAGCCGGTCCACCCACCGCATCGTGGCGGCCGCATAGACGTGAGGCTGACAGCGGAACCTGAGCAAGCCGGCCCCGTTCGGGAGCAGCAGCTGACCCTTCCGGGTCCCGAGTGCGCGGTCTGGAATTGTGGTGGGATGCTAGAACCACAAGGACATAGGAGGGGGACAAGATTCTAGAATACAGGCTGATTCCAGCCAGTATGGGAGTGGTTCGCGGGTGGCTGGGGGAGCTCCGGGTTATGGAAGGTCAGACGGAGGGCTGATGGTACAGACCAGGAGGAGCGTCGAGGAAGGAATGGCATCCCTCACCATCCTGCCTGCATGCACGCTTCGTGTGCTCATGCCTATCTGCTTACCGAGTCCCTTGAGGGTTCCGCACAGGGGGCACTGTGGGCACATGTCTACAGAGCCGGGGCTCAGAATGTGGGAGGGCACGTCCTAGGTCCGTGCAAGCCTAGACTAGGCCCTGGATGTGTAGCCGGAGGGCACCCCCAAGTGAGGGGAGGCCTGGGCCAAATGGCTCCCAAGTTTTTGCTCCATTCCCGAATGGGGAGGAACGAGGCGAAGGGAAGAGACAAGAGCTTGCCCACAGCTGTCCTGGGGCCTTCGCCATTCTCTCCCTTGGCATGGCCCAGAGAGCACCTGGCTTTTCCGTCCTCCCtcaaaggtctggggacctgATGCCGACCAGCTTAGCCATCTGCCACCTTCCAGCACTCAGCCCCGTCCTTTCCAAGAGTCCCAGGTGAGGCTGGTGGCATAAATCCTGTTTTGCGCCCAAATCCGAGGTACAGAGAGGGAGTGTCAGCCCGGGCGCTCCTGGCCAATGAGTGAGGGACGCACTGAGGACTGAAATGAAGGTCCAGTTCTACCCGAGGCTGTGACTGGCGGGGCAGGGACCCTTCCAAGCAGCAAGAAAACATTTCCTCCATACATGGAAGAGAGGAAAACTCTAGAACTCACAAGTATCATccagaaaaatgggcagaaatggTGTGGAGGGACAGGAAACTCCCAGGGACTAGAGTAGAAGAAGGGTGCTTGAATTCTGCCCCCCCCCGCGGCCTCCTTCCTCTATGCCAGCCACAGAAGTTAGATTCACCGTCAAGACCCCAAACACCCTGCCATTTCCATGCTTGCTTCCCAGTGTCATTAATCACCACAGTCCCTCAGACCCCACATTCGGACGTAGGGGTGACTCATCCAGTGCTCAGCCGTTGGCCCACTGTTGAAATCACTGCCTCTAGTCTCATGTGACTAGAAATAAACTTCCATACATTAGGGCTTCTGGCTCAATGCCATTTAAAAGTTTAAGTAGCATATGACTATGTTCTTGTAAAAGATTTGGGtcacacagggcgcctgggtggctcagtgggttaagccgctgccttcggctcaggtaatgatcccggggtcctgggatcgagtcccacatggggctctctgctcagcaggggccctgcttccctctctctctctctgcctgcctctctgtctacttgtgatctctgtctgtcaaataaacaaaaaaaatctttaaaaaaaaaaaaaaagttggttggGCGATGTCACACAGAGGCATACAGAGGAGAAGGCAATGACCTCCCTCCCACCACTCCTACCTACCTAACAGAGGTAATCCCCTCAACAGTTTGGTGAGTGGGCATCTTTTgggtccctctttttctctctctctttttttttttttttaaagattttatttatttatttgagagagagatagtgagagagagcatgagcgaggagaaggtcagagagcgaagcagactccccatggagctgggagcctgatgtgggactcgatcccaggactccaggatcatgccctgagccgaaggcagtcgtccaaccaactgagccacgcaggcgtccctttttctctcttttttaaagattttacttgacagagaccaCGAGatagggacacaagcaggggaatgggcgAGGGAGAactaggcttcctgctgagcagggagcctgatgtggggcttgatcccaggaccctgggatcatgacctgagtcaaaggcagacgattaaccaactgagccacccagttgcccctcaaGTTATTTTTTCTACCGGTTATGAATGTTTTGTATCTCTCCTGAACAATACCTACTTGTAATATCAGCATCTGAACATGTAATGGTAAATAGCAACATCAAGTGTTCGTTCCTGAGTAACTAAACAAGGCTC
The genomic region above belongs to Neovison vison isolate M4711 chromosome 7, ASM_NN_V1, whole genome shotgun sequence and contains:
- the ZFPL1 gene encoding zinc finger protein-like 1, which translates into the protein MGLCKCPKRKVTNLFCFEHRVNVCEHCLVANHTKCIVQSYLQWLQDSDYNPNCRLCNIPLANRETTRLVCYDLFHWACLNERAAQLPRNTAPAGYQCPTCSGPIFPSNNLAGPVASALREKLATVNWARAGLGLPLIDEVVSPEPEPLNTSDFSDWSSFNASGTAEQEEITSASAAPSFYSQVPRPPASPSRPEQHTVIHMGNPEPLTHASAPRKVYDTRDDDRSPGLHGDCDDDKYRRRPALGWLAQLLRSRAGSRKRPLTLLQRAGLLLLLGLLGFLALLALMSRLGRAAADSDPNLDPLMNPHIRVGPS
- the TMEM262 gene encoding transmembrane protein 262, with translation MRWVDRLAVLFFPQGMVLTAAALMIFFIHLGVLASDVHNFYVTHRYDRMSFQYTVVLMFSQVISICWAAMGSLYAEMTDDKFLRCFALTILILNGVMFFNRLSLEFLAIQYRQENH